From the genome of Miscanthus floridulus cultivar M001 chromosome 10, ASM1932011v1, whole genome shotgun sequence, one region includes:
- the LOC136488258 gene encoding uncharacterized protein encodes MLHQVDLSTATLTQILGKINAHEKYMHITSQNGSSSTKKKDLAFKASQEKKGKAKVKEVALDSSSDDEHDDVNIALMEKKTTKMLKKLNKNSVKFDSKKKFFTISKRKPIFEMDFYNYGELGHLAHQCPKPKKEKYKKKNKDNKDDSSDDEKRNDKLYKKKDGKKKQYHKKKNSKAYIVGDWLMNIDSSSGSSRDDSDDEKVKVAALVIETSLPPPPPPPSSSTHLCPMAKGERKIDISTSCDDLIVESIEQGSSSQGKQVVVAESYDDYVKIKSENGKLKKDLEKLSTNNSIVID; translated from the exons ATGCTCCATCAAGTTGATCTTTCCACGGCAACTCTAACTCAAATACTGGGGAAGATCAATGCGCATGAAAAGTACATGCACATCACCTCGCAaaatggctcttcttccaccaagaagaaagatttagcattcaaagcaagccaagaaaagaagggcaaagcaaaagtCAAGGAAGTGGCCcttgatagctcaagtgatgatgaacatgatgatGTAAATATTGCTCTCATggagaagaagaccaccaagatgctcaaaAAGCTAAACAAGAACAGTGTCAAGTTTGATtccaagaagaagttcttcactattAGCAAGAGGAAGCCCATCTTTGAAATGGATTTCTACAAttatggtgaacttggtcatctagctcatcaatgtccTAAACCCAAGAAAGAGaaatacaagaagaagaacaaggacaacaaagatgactcaagtgatgatgagaagaggaATGACAAgctatacaagaagaaggatggcaagaagaagcaaTACCACAAGAAGAAAAATAGCAAGGCatatattgttggtgattggctcatgaacattgattcatcaagtggctcatccagggatgatagtgatgatgagaaagTGAAGGTGGCTGCTCTTGTGATCGAGACTTCActacctccaccgccaccgccaccatcatcctctacacacctatgtcctatggccaagggtgaaagaaag attgatatatccACAtcttgtgatgatttgattgttgagagcattgaacaaggttctagtagccaaggcaagcaagtggttgtggCCGAAtcctatgatgattatgtcaagatcaagagtgagaatgggaagcttaagaaagatcttgagaagctatcaaccaATAACTCAATTGTCATAGATTAG